Proteins encoded in a region of the Larimichthys crocea isolate SSNF chromosome XVI, L_crocea_2.0, whole genome shotgun sequence genome:
- the LOC104919479 gene encoding uncharacterized protein LOC104919479 isoform X3, producing the protein MKKWLLGGRSFLEEFREIAERADARKLLLAELAWISARRLCVNQLEKEVQEDLQNEERLSLQFRRKVTLEGLEMFLSVICPKAQQDVQAFFHQLSKKLLDTTTSTRTGKRTKLALFAKFQRTTAPLVPQVVKTALEFLLHKPEPLVEVRTSQMAGAACNSGSSLAFILKSRAKAASPQIGKQLADTLGTCPSLNRTLTKARLLSICTAVAFDIVKAIYKRFSDHSKTFHIMDFDGSFIIGPYVICAIQDMDDRARHAANRRTPRQDKKNCTAPEACSVVAAEKSNEMKDKEEKQGLFHFFGRMWKKMMRVSTEE; encoded by the exons ATGAAGAAGTGGCTGCTGGGTGGAAGAAGCTTCCTGGAAGA GTTTCGGGAAATAGCAGAAAGGGCAGACGCCAGGAAGCTCCTTCTGGCTGAACTG GCTTGGATCTCAGCGAGACGCCTCTGTGTGAACCAGCTGGAGAAGGAGGTCCAGGAAGATCTTCAAAACGAGGAGCGCCTTTCGCTGCAGTTCAGAAGAAAG GTCACATTGGAGGGTCTTGAGATGTTTCTCTCAGTCATCTGCCCAAAAGCACAACAGGATGTTCAAGCCTTCTTCCACCAACTGTCCAAAAAGCTACTTGACACCACCACTAGCACTCGCACCGGCAAGCGTACCAAACTAGCTCTGTTTGCCAAGTTTCAAAGAACCACTGCACCTTTAGTGCCACAGGTGGTGAAAACTGCTCTGGAGTTCCTCCTGCATAAACCAGAACCACTTGTTGAGGTCAGGACCTCCCAGATGGCGGGTGCAGCCTGCAACAGTGGCTCCAGTTTGGCCTTCATTCTGAAAAGTAGAGCCAAAGCTGCCAGCCCTCAGATTGGCAAACAGCTGGCTGACACATTAGGAACATGCCCAAGTCTGAACAGGACTTTGACTAAAGCTCGACTCCTGAGTATCTGCACGGCAGTGGCCTTTGATATTGTCAAAGCCATTTACAAAAGATTTTCGGACCACTCCAAAACCTTCCACATAATGGACTTTGACGGAAGCTTTATCATTGGACCGTACGTCATTTGTGCCATCCAGGACATGGACGACAGAGCACGACATGCTGCAAACAGACGTACTCCCCGCCAGGATAAGAAGAACTGCACG GCTCCAGAGGCGTGCAGTGTTGTGGCTGCAGAAAAAAGTA ATGAAATgaaggacaaagaggagaagcAAGGACTGTTTCACTTCTTCGGTCGAATGTGGAAAAAGATGATGCGTGTGTCCACTGAGGAGTGA
- the LOC104919479 gene encoding uncharacterized protein LOC104919479 isoform X1, with product MDTDFILEEVVYMRPSSFSDKERLRYRAEKMLMRQFVLMKQKHEIPSNLSTIDMKKWLLGGRSFLEEFREIAERADARKLLLAELAWISARRLCVNQLEKEVQEDLQNEERLSLQFRRKVTLEGLEMFLSVICPKAQQDVQAFFHQLSKKLLDTTTSTRTGKRTKLALFAKFQRTTAPLVPQVVKTALEFLLHKPEPLVEVRTSQMAGAACNSGSSLAFILKSRAKAASPQIGKQLADTLGTCPSLNRTLTKARLLSICTAVAFDIVKAIYKRFSDHSKTFHIMDFDGSFIIGPYVICAIQDMDDRARHAANRRTPRQDKKNCTAPEACSVVAAEKSNEMKDKEEKQGLFHFFGRMWKKMMRVSTEE from the exons ATGGACACTGACTTCATTCTTGAGGAGGTCGTGTACATGAGGCCATCCTCGTTCTCAGACAAAGAGCGGTTGCGCTACAGAGCAGAG AAGATGCTCATGAGGCAGTTTGTGCTCATGAAGCAGAAGCATGAGATTCCCTCTAATTTATCTACTATAGATATGAAGAAGTGGCTGCTGGGTGGAAGAAGCTTCCTGGAAGA GTTTCGGGAAATAGCAGAAAGGGCAGACGCCAGGAAGCTCCTTCTGGCTGAACTG GCTTGGATCTCAGCGAGACGCCTCTGTGTGAACCAGCTGGAGAAGGAGGTCCAGGAAGATCTTCAAAACGAGGAGCGCCTTTCGCTGCAGTTCAGAAGAAAG GTCACATTGGAGGGTCTTGAGATGTTTCTCTCAGTCATCTGCCCAAAAGCACAACAGGATGTTCAAGCCTTCTTCCACCAACTGTCCAAAAAGCTACTTGACACCACCACTAGCACTCGCACCGGCAAGCGTACCAAACTAGCTCTGTTTGCCAAGTTTCAAAGAACCACTGCACCTTTAGTGCCACAGGTGGTGAAAACTGCTCTGGAGTTCCTCCTGCATAAACCAGAACCACTTGTTGAGGTCAGGACCTCCCAGATGGCGGGTGCAGCCTGCAACAGTGGCTCCAGTTTGGCCTTCATTCTGAAAAGTAGAGCCAAAGCTGCCAGCCCTCAGATTGGCAAACAGCTGGCTGACACATTAGGAACATGCCCAAGTCTGAACAGGACTTTGACTAAAGCTCGACTCCTGAGTATCTGCACGGCAGTGGCCTTTGATATTGTCAAAGCCATTTACAAAAGATTTTCGGACCACTCCAAAACCTTCCACATAATGGACTTTGACGGAAGCTTTATCATTGGACCGTACGTCATTTGTGCCATCCAGGACATGGACGACAGAGCACGACATGCTGCAAACAGACGTACTCCCCGCCAGGATAAGAAGAACTGCACG GCTCCAGAGGCGTGCAGTGTTGTGGCTGCAGAAAAAAGTA ATGAAATgaaggacaaagaggagaagcAAGGACTGTTTCACTTCTTCGGTCGAATGTGGAAAAAGATGATGCGTGTGTCCACTGAGGAGTGA
- the LOC104919479 gene encoding uncharacterized protein LOC104919479 isoform X2, which produces MDTDFILEEVVYMRPSSFSDKERLRYRAEKMLMRQFVLMKQKHEIPSNLSTIDMKKWLLGGRSFLEEFREIAERADARKLLLAELAWISARRLCVNQLEKEVQEDLQNEERLSLQFRRKVTLEGLEMFLSVICPKAQQDVQAFFHQLSKKLLDTTTSTRTGKRTKLALFAKFQRTTAPLVPQVVKTALEFLLHKPEPLVEVRTSQMAGAACNSGSSLAFILKSRAKAASPQIGKQLADTLGTCPSLNRTLTKARLLSICTAVAFDIVKAIYKRFSDHSKTFHIMDFDGSFIIGPYVICAIQDMDDRARHAANRRTPRQDKKNCTMK; this is translated from the exons ATGGACACTGACTTCATTCTTGAGGAGGTCGTGTACATGAGGCCATCCTCGTTCTCAGACAAAGAGCGGTTGCGCTACAGAGCAGAG AAGATGCTCATGAGGCAGTTTGTGCTCATGAAGCAGAAGCATGAGATTCCCTCTAATTTATCTACTATAGATATGAAGAAGTGGCTGCTGGGTGGAAGAAGCTTCCTGGAAGA GTTTCGGGAAATAGCAGAAAGGGCAGACGCCAGGAAGCTCCTTCTGGCTGAACTG GCTTGGATCTCAGCGAGACGCCTCTGTGTGAACCAGCTGGAGAAGGAGGTCCAGGAAGATCTTCAAAACGAGGAGCGCCTTTCGCTGCAGTTCAGAAGAAAG GTCACATTGGAGGGTCTTGAGATGTTTCTCTCAGTCATCTGCCCAAAAGCACAACAGGATGTTCAAGCCTTCTTCCACCAACTGTCCAAAAAGCTACTTGACACCACCACTAGCACTCGCACCGGCAAGCGTACCAAACTAGCTCTGTTTGCCAAGTTTCAAAGAACCACTGCACCTTTAGTGCCACAGGTGGTGAAAACTGCTCTGGAGTTCCTCCTGCATAAACCAGAACCACTTGTTGAGGTCAGGACCTCCCAGATGGCGGGTGCAGCCTGCAACAGTGGCTCCAGTTTGGCCTTCATTCTGAAAAGTAGAGCCAAAGCTGCCAGCCCTCAGATTGGCAAACAGCTGGCTGACACATTAGGAACATGCCCAAGTCTGAACAGGACTTTGACTAAAGCTCGACTCCTGAGTATCTGCACGGCAGTGGCCTTTGATATTGTCAAAGCCATTTACAAAAGATTTTCGGACCACTCCAAAACCTTCCACATAATGGACTTTGACGGAAGCTTTATCATTGGACCGTACGTCATTTGTGCCATCCAGGACATGGACGACAGAGCACGACATGCTGCAAACAGACGTACTCCCCGCCAGGATAAGAAGAACTGCACG ATGAAATga